Proteins encoded in a region of the Ancylobacter sp. SL191 genome:
- a CDS encoding SDR family NAD(P)-dependent oxidoreductase: protein MVSPHKDLRVIVTGAGSGIGRACADALSAAGAKVVGFDLHPPEQTSHWPTILTNVSDEAAVVAGMDAARDQLGGLDVIVNCAGVLVDTPLASFDIGAYERMAAVNIRGPILMAREALKHFNGPAPVRGRIINIASELAYLGRAGASGYCATKGAVLSLTRAWARELAPDILVNAVAPGPVDTPLLGFDRMSPAERALETTNPLGRVGRPEEIAQAVLFLASRATGFITGQCISVDGGAGMH from the coding sequence ATGGTGAGCCCCCACAAGGATTTGCGCGTCATCGTCACCGGCGCGGGCAGCGGCATTGGCCGCGCCTGTGCCGATGCGCTGAGCGCCGCCGGCGCCAAAGTGGTGGGCTTCGACCTGCACCCGCCGGAGCAGACCTCGCACTGGCCGACCATCCTCACCAATGTGTCGGACGAGGCCGCCGTCGTCGCCGGCATGGATGCGGCGCGCGACCAGCTCGGCGGGCTCGACGTCATCGTCAACTGCGCCGGCGTGCTGGTCGACACCCCGCTCGCCAGCTTCGACATCGGCGCCTATGAGCGCATGGCGGCGGTGAACATTCGCGGGCCGATCCTGATGGCGCGCGAAGCGCTCAAGCACTTCAACGGCCCGGCCCCGGTGCGCGGGCGCATCATCAACATCGCCTCGGAACTGGCCTATCTCGGCCGCGCCGGCGCCTCCGGCTACTGCGCCACCAAGGGCGCGGTGCTCAGCCTCACCCGCGCCTGGGCGCGCGAACTCGCCCCGGACATCCTGGTCAACGCCGTCGCCCCCGGCCCGGTCGACACGCCGCTGCTCGGCTTCGACCGCATGAGCCCGGCCGAACGGGCGCTGGAGACCACCAACCCGCTCGGCCGCGTCGGCCGGCCGGAGGAAATCGCCCAGGCGGTGCTGTTCCTTGCGAGCCGCGCCACCGGCTTCATCACCGGCCAATGCATCAGCGTCGATGGCGGCGCGGGCATGCATTGA
- a CDS encoding SDR family NAD(P)-dependent oxidoreductase → MTLDGLAGRTVLVTGSSRGIGLGIARAFAAAGAELHMLADDAAIHEAAGRLGARGHQADITSAEAVAAVAASIPRLDVLVNNAGLELVTPLDDAGAANEAVFRRVVEINVVGTFLVTRALLPRMGHGGRIINTASVWSRSAEALFGAYVASKHAVIGLTKTWAKELGPRGITVNAVCPGWVRTEASLRSLHAMAARMAAEPETLLNEIVAGQILPGFMEPEDVAGTYLFLASDLAANITGQSLGVDRGEFPW, encoded by the coding sequence ATGACGCTCGACGGGCTCGCCGGACGCACGGTCCTCGTCACCGGCTCCAGCCGTGGCATCGGGCTCGGCATCGCCCGCGCCTTCGCCGCCGCCGGCGCGGAGTTGCACATGCTCGCCGATGATGCGGCGATCCATGAGGCCGCCGGCCGGCTCGGCGCGCGCGGCCATCAGGCGGACATCACCTCGGCGGAGGCCGTGGCGGCGGTGGCGGCGTCCATCCCCCGGCTCGACGTGCTCGTGAACAATGCCGGGCTCGAACTCGTCACCCCGCTCGACGATGCCGGCGCGGCGAATGAAGCGGTCTTCCGCCGCGTGGTCGAGATCAACGTCGTCGGCACCTTCCTGGTCACCCGCGCCCTGCTGCCGCGCATGGGCCATGGCGGGCGCATCATCAACACCGCCTCGGTGTGGTCGCGCTCGGCCGAGGCGCTGTTCGGCGCCTATGTCGCCTCCAAGCACGCGGTGATCGGCCTCACCAAGACCTGGGCCAAGGAACTCGGCCCGCGCGGCATCACCGTGAATGCGGTGTGTCCGGGCTGGGTGCGCACGGAAGCCTCGCTGCGCTCGCTCCATGCCATGGCCGCGCGCATGGCTGCCGAGCCGGAAACGCTGTTGAACGAGATCGTGGCCGGGCAGATCCTGCCGGGATTCATGGAGCCGGAGGATGTCGCCGGCACCTATCTGTTCCTGGCGTCCGACCTTGCGGCCAACATCACCGGCCAGAGCCTCGGCGTCGACCGAGGAGAATTCCCATGGTGA
- a CDS encoding LysR family transcriptional regulator yields the protein MRRLDNIDLRLLRVFVVLAQEGGFQDAQIALNLSQSTLSTHLAALERKLGGQLCERGRAGFRLTSFGEATLVAALRLFEDIDAFHGRIGRDQRRLVGRLRVGIVDGVVTNPQLGLQTALARYMEYASEVFVDLELGTPLALERALMDGQRDLVVGPFSQKVPGITYIPLHREAQALYCGRGHALFDLPGAEISHARIEEALFSVRRYRHLDDLYRVNHPRASAAIVQMEAQVMMILSGRFIGYLPRHIGEDWVGRGQMRVLKPESYGFDSAHFAATRRLSGEQPLIDAFIRELRAQARPVADPVQVSR from the coding sequence ATGCGGCGGTTGGACAATATCGACCTGCGGCTGCTGCGCGTCTTCGTGGTGCTGGCGCAGGAGGGCGGGTTTCAGGACGCGCAGATCGCGCTGAACCTGTCGCAATCCACGCTCTCGACGCATCTGGCCGCGCTGGAGCGCAAGCTGGGCGGGCAACTTTGCGAGCGCGGGCGGGCGGGGTTCCGGCTCACCTCCTTCGGTGAGGCGACGCTCGTCGCCGCGCTGCGGCTGTTCGAGGACATCGATGCCTTTCACGGCCGGATCGGGCGCGACCAGCGCCGCCTCGTCGGACGGCTGCGCGTTGGCATCGTCGATGGCGTCGTGACCAACCCGCAACTGGGTCTCCAGACCGCGCTCGCCCGCTACATGGAGTATGCCTCGGAGGTGTTCGTCGATCTGGAGCTGGGCACGCCGCTGGCGCTGGAGCGGGCGCTGATGGACGGGCAGCGCGACCTTGTGGTCGGACCGTTCTCGCAGAAAGTGCCGGGCATCACCTATATTCCGCTGCACCGGGAGGCGCAGGCGCTCTATTGCGGGCGCGGCCATGCGCTGTTCGATCTGCCGGGTGCCGAGATCAGCCATGCCCGCATCGAGGAGGCGCTGTTCTCCGTGCGGCGCTACCGCCATCTCGACGACCTCTACCGGGTGAACCATCCGCGCGCGAGCGCCGCCATCGTGCAGATGGAGGCGCAGGTAATGATGATCCTGTCCGGCCGCTTCATCGGCTATCTGCCGCGCCATATTGGCGAGGATTGGGTCGGACGCGGGCAGATGCGTGTGCTGAAGCCGGAAAGCTACGGCTTCGATTCCGCGCATTTCGCCGCGACGCGCCGGCTGAGCGGCGAGCAGCCGCTGATCGACGCCTTCATCCGCGAGTTGCGGGCGCAGGCGCGCCCGGTGGCCGATCCGGTTCAGGTGAGCCGGTAG
- a CDS encoding GumC family protein, whose protein sequence is MAMTGTYAGEAEATAAGQWSGSRPPAFTLRDFLIAAFFHIRIILLAALLPLAAGVTAATFAKTEYTANSLLMVIVSREVTNAQNVTGTGPAVLSIEGLKQVESEVQILESADVIRTVIEDMGRETLFPPGLLSRVRDLLAGPGSAMDKAIERFRRNLRAAVLDGSNVIEVSFTHPDRAIAIEATDKLVAAYMARRRVIMENPTARILQAEVERFQRDLSATDRAIEGLKSRVGIIDFDQDAVLAANQVDSVVQRRRQVAERKVAVAGQLTEAEKQLAALPPTVFDFNQKSDALGNDDDNNTLSRLLIERDRLALQYAANGAMMREINRKIETIRKQIATRNERLYETSRDVRNPAVGYVNNMILSLRIEADALDRQEKELVVQQADAEKRLTALRAAETELVELNRRRETLSEGYREYLRRATAAKIEESAAAERESNVRLVQDAGASVTNRSMRLPFLGAGLIGAVLFGAAAGAVASALRSTFIQPSETERALEVPVLGEYDNPARGEDDAALQRDAGNLAALLADTRVDGQPVRVIQFVGVEADPALSGLAERVATEFTTQRGLRTLLVDLTAAPVTIDDPSVRLKGGIRARPTGTPLLWSLTDAQTSPLLQLRTPLHEAEGLMRELRQECEAVVFCGTAREASALGHRLDALVDGNVLVVRADKTRKPAAIALRSAVVESGGVPLGFVFIGRRYILPDWIYRLT, encoded by the coding sequence ATGGCGATGACGGGAACCTATGCGGGCGAGGCCGAGGCCACGGCCGCCGGCCAGTGGTCCGGCAGTCGCCCGCCTGCCTTCACGCTGCGCGACTTTCTCATCGCCGCCTTCTTCCACATCCGCATCATCCTGCTGGCCGCGCTGCTGCCGCTGGCGGCGGGCGTGACGGCGGCGACCTTCGCCAAGACGGAATACACCGCCAACAGCCTGCTCATGGTCATCGTCAGCCGCGAGGTGACGAACGCGCAGAACGTCACCGGCACCGGGCCGGCCGTGCTGTCCATCGAGGGGCTGAAGCAGGTCGAGTCCGAGGTGCAGATCCTCGAGAGCGCCGATGTCATCCGCACGGTGATCGAGGATATGGGCCGCGAGACGCTGTTCCCGCCCGGCCTTTTGTCCCGCGTGCGCGATCTGCTCGCCGGGCCCGGCAGCGCCATGGACAAGGCGATCGAGCGATTCCGACGCAATCTGCGCGCGGCGGTGCTCGACGGCTCGAATGTCATCGAGGTGTCCTTCACCCATCCCGACCGCGCCATCGCCATCGAGGCGACCGACAAGCTGGTCGCCGCCTATATGGCGCGCCGGCGGGTCATCATGGAGAACCCCACCGCCCGCATCCTCCAGGCCGAGGTGGAGCGCTTCCAGCGCGACCTCTCCGCGACCGACCGGGCGATCGAGGGGCTGAAAAGCCGCGTCGGCATCATCGATTTCGACCAGGATGCCGTGCTCGCCGCCAATCAGGTCGATTCGGTGGTCCAGCGCCGGCGTCAGGTCGCCGAGCGCAAGGTCGCGGTGGCCGGCCAGTTGACCGAGGCGGAAAAGCAGCTCGCCGCCCTGCCCCCGACCGTGTTCGACTTCAACCAGAAGAGCGACGCGCTGGGCAATGACGACGACAACAACACGCTGAGCCGGCTGCTCATCGAGCGCGACCGCCTCGCCCTGCAATACGCGGCCAATGGCGCGATGATGCGCGAGATCAACCGCAAGATCGAGACCATCCGCAAGCAGATCGCCACCCGCAATGAGCGGCTCTACGAGACCAGCCGCGACGTGCGGAACCCGGCGGTGGGCTATGTGAACAACATGATCCTCAGCCTGCGCATCGAGGCGGACGCGCTCGACCGGCAGGAAAAGGAACTGGTCGTCCAGCAGGCGGACGCCGAGAAGCGCCTCACCGCGCTGCGCGCCGCCGAGACCGAGCTGGTCGAGCTCAACCGCCGCCGCGAGACGCTGTCGGAGGGCTACCGCGAATATCTGCGCCGCGCCACCGCCGCCAAGATCGAGGAATCCGCCGCCGCCGAGCGCGAATCCAATGTGCGCCTCGTGCAGGATGCCGGCGCCTCTGTGACCAACCGCTCCATGCGCCTGCCTTTCCTCGGCGCCGGCCTCATCGGCGCGGTGCTGTTCGGCGCGGCCGCCGGCGCTGTCGCCTCGGCGCTGCGCTCGACCTTTATCCAGCCGAGCGAGACCGAGCGGGCGCTGGAGGTGCCGGTGCTCGGCGAGTACGACAATCCCGCGCGCGGCGAGGATGATGCCGCGCTCCAGCGCGACGCCGGCAACCTCGCGGCGCTGCTGGCGGATACGCGGGTCGACGGCCAGCCGGTGCGGGTGATCCAGTTCGTCGGCGTGGAGGCGGACCCGGCGCTGTCGGGCCTTGCCGAGCGGGTCGCCACGGAATTCACCACCCAGCGTGGCCTGCGCACGCTGCTGGTCGACCTCACCGCCGCGCCGGTGACGATTGACGACCCCTCGGTCCGCCTCAAGGGCGGCATCCGCGCCCGCCCCACCGGCACGCCGCTCTTGTGGAGCCTGACCGACGCGCAGACCTCGCCCTTGCTCCAGCTGCGCACGCCGCTGCATGAGGCGGAAGGGCTGATGCGCGAGCTGCGCCAGGAGTGCGAGGCGGTGGTGTTCTGCGGCACGGCGCGCGAGGCGAGCGCGCTCGGCCATCGGCTCGACGCGCTGGTCGACGGCAATGTGCTGGTGGTGCGCGCCGACAAGACCCGCAAGCCCGCCGCCATCGCGCTGCGCAGCGCGGTGGTGGAGAGCGGCGGCGTGCCGCTCGGCTTCGTCTTCATTGGCCGCCGCTACATCCTGCCGGACTGGATCTACCGGCTCACCTGA
- a CDS encoding lipopolysaccharide biosynthesis protein, which produces MPSLPSRLSRLALAYAPYAGALAVRGLEVVGKLGLFMLAARLLGTHEAGLYFICLTWVGLAATIARAGFEKAVVRHMAAEIAIGDGAAAQRAMLTGLGWTLLGSVIATLATLAAAAPAASYLFHDPDLAAPLRIAALAILPQALCFYAGHVLLGLGRGVAGQFVQNASWPVFTLLAMLAGAQSLSAMLYALALANLAATAIGAGLILRAERDGAAPVEAPAGALPALWRTAVPLGLVEVVQVSLNSIPMLLLAVYASPAEVGAFSIANRLSILIWVVIIAIGSIAAPRFSALHRLGDWAGLRAQNRRARRLVALCSVPPVALMMLVPGPLLALIGPGFEIAATALVIMAAGQLVNGLLSCQDIVLAMTGHGGLLRWLNVAQFLVCCAAGAVLVPLYGMNGAAILTALVIVQGALGTAIAVRRLMPQAF; this is translated from the coding sequence ATGCCGAGCCTCCCCTCCCGTCTCTCCCGGCTGGCGCTGGCCTATGCGCCCTATGCCGGCGCGCTCGCCGTGCGCGGGCTGGAGGTGGTGGGCAAGCTCGGCCTGTTCATGCTGGCGGCACGCCTGCTCGGCACGCATGAGGCGGGGCTCTATTTCATCTGCCTCACCTGGGTCGGCCTTGCCGCCACCATCGCCCGCGCCGGCTTCGAGAAGGCGGTGGTGCGCCATATGGCGGCGGAGATCGCCATTGGCGACGGCGCGGCGGCGCAGCGGGCCATGCTCACCGGCCTTGGTTGGACGCTACTCGGCAGCGTCATCGCCACGCTGGCAACGCTCGCCGCCGCGGCGCCCGCCGCGTCCTACCTGTTCCACGATCCCGATCTGGCCGCCCCACTGCGCATCGCCGCGCTGGCGATCCTGCCGCAGGCGCTGTGCTTCTATGCCGGCCATGTGCTGCTGGGGCTCGGGCGCGGCGTCGCCGGGCAGTTCGTGCAGAACGCCTCCTGGCCGGTCTTCACCCTCCTCGCCATGCTGGCGGGCGCGCAGTCGCTTTCCGCCATGCTCTATGCGCTGGCCCTCGCCAATCTCGCCGCCACCGCCATCGGCGCCGGGCTGATCCTGCGGGCCGAGCGCGACGGCGCCGCCCCGGTCGAGGCTCCCGCCGGCGCCCTCCCCGCGCTGTGGCGCACCGCCGTGCCGCTGGGGCTGGTGGAGGTGGTGCAGGTCTCGCTCAACTCCATCCCCATGCTGCTGCTGGCGGTCTATGCCAGCCCCGCCGAGGTCGGCGCCTTCAGCATCGCCAACCGGCTGTCCATCCTCATCTGGGTGGTCATCATCGCCATCGGCTCCATCGCCGCACCACGCTTTTCCGCCCTGCACCGGCTGGGCGACTGGGCCGGCCTGCGGGCACAGAACCGGCGCGCGCGCCGGCTGGTCGCGCTGTGCAGCGTGCCGCCGGTCGCCCTTATGATGCTGGTGCCCGGCCCGCTGCTGGCGCTGATCGGCCCCGGCTTCGAGATCGCCGCCACCGCCCTCGTCATCATGGCGGCCGGACAACTGGTGAACGGCCTGCTCTCCTGCCAGGACATCGTGCTGGCGATGACCGGCCATGGCGGCCTGCTGCGCTGGCTGAACGTCGCGCAATTCCTCGTCTGCTGCGCCGCCGGCGCCGTGCTCGTGCCGCTTTACGGGATGAATGGCGCAGCGATCCTCACCGCCCTCGTCATCGTCCAGGGCGCGCTCGGCACGGCAATCGCGGTGCGCCGGCTGATGCCGCAGGCTTTTTGA
- a CDS encoding polysaccharide biosynthesis/export family protein, whose product MPLADSGDDAPRFRAAARAWRGRQGAVLVPALLLAVMLAGCTTSRETTGSVGKPQSPGDAFTTGQELRFTEVNPQGFRPWSSQVPPYRIGPGDKLKIKYFLTRDMDEELTVSPDGTVAPRAIGQLKVEGMTLAGAQEVVRRASRVELADQKVVIALEDPVSAKVYIGGMVERPGPYNLSEMRNGTLQGILTAGGFTEEARTGQVAIIRRGPDNMPMLRLVDVKEIIQTGFTLDDVQLVSGDIIYVPRSSVAELNVWIDQFINKVVPFQRSFNYTMGTQSTVTP is encoded by the coding sequence ATGCCCCTAGCCGACAGCGGCGACGACGCGCCCCGCTTCCGCGCCGCCGCACGGGCGTGGCGGGGGCGGCAGGGCGCCGTGCTCGTGCCGGCGCTGCTGCTGGCCGTGATGCTCGCCGGCTGCACCACGAGCCGCGAGACCACCGGTTCGGTCGGCAAGCCGCAGAGCCCGGGCGATGCCTTCACGACCGGGCAGGAACTGCGCTTCACCGAGGTCAACCCGCAGGGCTTCCGCCCGTGGAGCAGCCAGGTGCCTCCGTACCGGATCGGTCCCGGCGACAAGCTGAAGATCAAATACTTCCTCACCCGCGACATGGACGAGGAACTCACCGTCTCGCCCGATGGCACGGTGGCGCCGCGCGCCATCGGCCAGCTCAAGGTCGAGGGGATGACGCTCGCCGGCGCGCAGGAAGTGGTGCGCCGCGCCTCGCGCGTCGAGCTCGCCGACCAGAAGGTGGTGATCGCGCTCGAAGACCCCGTCTCCGCCAAGGTCTACATCGGCGGCATGGTCGAGCGGCCCGGCCCCTATAATCTTTCGGAGATGCGCAACGGCACGCTGCAGGGCATCCTCACCGCCGGCGGCTTCACCGAGGAGGCGCGCACCGGGCAGGTGGCGATTATCCGCCGCGGCCCGGACAACATGCCGATGCTGCGCCTCGTCGACGTCAAGGAGATCATCCAGACCGGCTTCACACTGGACGATGTGCAGCTTGTCTCGGGCGACATCATCTATGTGCCGCGCAGTTCCGTCGCCGAGCTGAATGTCTGGATCGACCAGTTCATCAACAAGGTGGTGCCGTTCCAGCGCAGCTTCAACTATACGATGGGCACGCAGAGCACCGTGACCCCCTAA
- a CDS encoding WecB/TagA/CpsF family glycosyltransferase: protein MEAVPEVVYLGVPIARLDTAAAAAAIAARPADAPFAYVVTPNAAHFTRLNELGDSGFRDAYDHAWLRLLDGQVPRVLARRLFGLDLPHAAGSDVTLALLEHHTAPEDPVTVIGGSEELRRRLMARFGLTRLALHVPPMGFIRDPAAVAACVEFVVAHPARYVFLVAGSPQSEYLARAIAARGGAVGCGLCVGSALNFATGLVPRAPAFLRRAGLEWAYRLARNPLGHARRVFIDSAPVLLTALKARRDPARYGMTPPEGGA, encoded by the coding sequence GTGGAAGCCGTGCCGGAGGTCGTCTATCTCGGCGTGCCGATCGCCCGGCTGGACACGGCGGCGGCCGCCGCCGCCATCGCCGCGCGGCCGGCCGATGCGCCCTTCGCCTATGTCGTGACGCCCAATGCGGCGCATTTCACCCGGCTGAATGAACTCGGCGATTCCGGCTTCCGCGACGCCTATGACCATGCCTGGCTGCGCCTTTTGGATGGGCAGGTGCCGCGTGTTCTCGCGCGCCGGCTGTTCGGGCTTGACCTGCCGCACGCCGCCGGCAGCGACGTGACGCTCGCCTTGCTGGAGCACCATACCGCGCCGGAGGATCCGGTGACGGTGATCGGTGGCAGCGAGGAATTGCGGCGCCGGCTGATGGCGCGCTTCGGCCTCACCCGTCTCGCCCTGCATGTGCCGCCCATGGGCTTCATCCGCGATCCCGCCGCGGTGGCGGCGTGCGTGGAGTTCGTCGTGGCTCATCCGGCGCGTTACGTCTTCCTCGTCGCCGGCTCGCCGCAGTCGGAATATCTGGCGCGCGCCATTGCGGCGCGCGGCGGGGCGGTGGGCTGCGGGCTGTGCGTGGGGAGTGCGCTGAACTTCGCTACCGGCCTCGTGCCGCGCGCGCCGGCCTTTCTGCGCCGCGCGGGGCTGGAATGGGCGTATCGCCTCGCGCGCAACCCGCTTGGCCACGCCCGCCGCGTCTTCATCGATTCCGCGCCCGTGCTGCTGACGGCGCTGAAGGCACGCCGCGATCCGGCGCGCTACGGCATGACGCCGCCGGAGGGCGGGGCATGA
- a CDS encoding FkbM family methyltransferase, protein MLRRLSKLMRMPGFREAPLAVSARGLRWMAAVALGRSPVFELVPGGAKLRVPPDLRFTSVSAFLLRDAVEPELHYLQKFVRPGDVFVDVGANIGLFTLKMAPSAARIVAVEPGEAAGTQLAANVALNGFANVAIVRKALSDAPGRASLFHNPLGDDPQAFSLLSDGSDAGSESVELTTLDLLVAEQGLPRVDCIKIDVEGAEGQVLAGAAQTLERDRPTVIFEMNCPTLMKAGGDAAAAWNLLAARDYRFFHLEEDGRLTPLGSRPSEFCNVIARHKDAPALG, encoded by the coding sequence ATGCTGCGCCGCCTGTCCAAGCTCATGCGCATGCCCGGTTTCCGCGAAGCACCGCTGGCGGTGAGTGCGCGCGGCCTGCGCTGGATGGCGGCGGTGGCGCTGGGGCGCAGCCCGGTCTTCGAGCTGGTGCCGGGCGGCGCCAAGCTGCGCGTGCCGCCGGATCTGCGCTTTACCTCCGTTTCCGCCTTCCTGCTGCGGGACGCGGTGGAGCCGGAGCTGCACTACCTCCAGAAATTCGTGCGGCCGGGCGACGTGTTCGTCGATGTCGGCGCCAATATCGGCCTGTTCACGCTGAAAATGGCGCCAAGCGCGGCCCGTATCGTCGCGGTGGAGCCCGGCGAGGCGGCGGGCACACAGCTTGCCGCCAATGTCGCGCTGAACGGCTTTGCCAATGTCGCCATCGTGCGCAAGGCGCTCTCGGATGCGCCGGGCCGTGCGTCGCTGTTCCACAACCCGCTGGGTGATGATCCGCAGGCCTTCTCGCTGCTCAGCGACGGCTCGGATGCCGGCAGCGAGAGCGTGGAGCTGACGACGCTCGACCTTCTGGTCGCCGAGCAGGGCCTGCCGCGCGTCGATTGCATCAAGATCGACGTGGAAGGCGCGGAAGGGCAGGTGCTTGCCGGCGCTGCGCAGACGCTGGAGCGTGACCGGCCGACCGTGATCTTCGAGATGAACTGCCCGACCCTGATGAAGGCGGGCGGCGATGCGGCGGCCGCCTGGAACCTGCTGGCGGCCCGCGACTACCGCTTCTTCCACCTGGAGGAAGATGGCCGCCTCACCCCGCTCGGCAGCCGCCCCAGCGAGTTCTGCAACGTCATCGCCCGCCACAAGGACGCACCGGCGCTCGGCTGA
- a CDS encoding glycoside hydrolase family 18 protein: MVRHPHSAAHRHQGPRRQFGVLRLALAALACLAGAAAARAEPARPFLAYQASWYEPPAQDGAATTLARLPAALTHVALAFVKPDLAYTGGLELAGTGLQYPFSGAVLKDAIAALKARAPATRVLLAVGGATYGGWDRLDTGALARLVTDLGADGVDIDYEPTQPACLIRTGWVACASDATFISLVRRLRDALPRPYILSIAGWSVGAYGEGAFANAPPPSPWRGSMIALLRAPEAAMLDLVAIMSYDAGPHYQPLEAFRAYRSLWKGPLALGIPVLPPTQGEKRVTLAGTAALMAALKPDPLGGAMLYALNLTPPGPPGPDNPDASALTTAICIGLELEGCTP; encoded by the coding sequence ATGGTTCGACATCCGCATTCTGCTGCTCACCGTCACCAAGGGCCTCGCCGACAATTCGGCGTTCTAAGGCTGGCGCTGGCGGCGCTCGCGTGCCTTGCCGGGGCCGCAGCCGCGCGGGCCGAGCCGGCACGGCCCTTCCTCGCCTATCAGGCAAGCTGGTACGAGCCGCCGGCGCAGGACGGGGCGGCGACCACCCTCGCGCGCCTCCCCGCCGCCCTCACCCATGTCGCGCTGGCCTTCGTGAAGCCGGACCTTGCCTATACCGGGGGCCTCGAGCTGGCCGGCACAGGGCTGCAATACCCGTTTTCCGGTGCGGTGCTGAAGGACGCCATCGCCGCGCTGAAGGCCCGCGCTCCCGCCACGCGCGTGCTGCTGGCGGTGGGCGGGGCGACCTATGGCGGCTGGGACAGGCTCGACACCGGCGCGCTCGCCCGGCTGGTGACCGATCTCGGCGCGGATGGCGTCGACATCGACTATGAACCGACGCAGCCCGCCTGCCTGATCCGTACGGGCTGGGTCGCCTGCGCCAGCGATGCGACGTTCATCAGCCTTGTGCGGCGCCTGCGCGACGCCCTGCCCCGGCCTTATATCCTCAGCATTGCCGGTTGGAGCGTCGGCGCTTATGGCGAGGGCGCCTTCGCCAACGCCCCGCCGCCAAGCCCCTGGCGCGGCTCGATGATCGCGCTGCTGCGCGCGCCCGAGGCGGCGATGCTCGATCTCGTGGCGATCATGAGCTATGACGCCGGGCCGCATTACCAGCCGCTGGAGGCCTTCCGCGCCTATCGCAGCCTGTGGAAAGGCCCGCTGGCGCTGGGCATCCCGGTCCTGCCGCCGACGCAGGGCGAAAAGCGCGTGACGCTCGCCGGCACCGCCGCGCTGATGGCGGCGCTGAAGCCGGACCCGCTCGGCGGCGCCATGCTCTACGCGCTGAACCTGACGCCCCCCGGCCCTCCCGGCCCGGACAATCCCGATGCCAGCGCGCTCACCACCGCGATCTGCATCGGGCTGGAGCTTGAGGGCTGCACGCCCTGA